From Achromobacter spanius, a single genomic window includes:
- a CDS encoding GNAT family N-acetyltransferase, with product MNEPVVRRLIAADAAPLRQLRLNALVETPESFGSSYEEEHTLTLADIREWISPANDGAMYGVFLGDALAGIVGVGRQRKLKVRHKAHIWSMYVAPAERGRGLGRLLMHAAIDHARTMRGIRQVQLSVTANNVAASALYASLGFTVYGHEREALLVNGKLYDEALMAMPLADR from the coding sequence ATGAACGAGCCTGTCGTCCGACGACTGATCGCTGCCGACGCCGCGCCCTTGCGGCAATTGCGTTTGAACGCGCTGGTCGAAACGCCGGAGTCCTTTGGATCGAGTTACGAAGAGGAACACACGCTGACATTGGCGGACATCCGAGAATGGATTTCGCCGGCCAACGACGGCGCGATGTATGGCGTGTTTCTGGGCGATGCGCTGGCCGGCATCGTCGGCGTGGGGCGCCAGCGCAAGCTGAAGGTGCGGCACAAGGCCCACATCTGGAGCATGTATGTAGCGCCTGCCGAGCGTGGCCGGGGCCTGGGCCGGCTGCTGATGCACGCGGCGATCGACCACGCGCGAACCATGCGCGGGATCCGGCAGGTGCAGTTGAGCGTCACCGCCAACAACGTCGCGGCGTCCGCGCTTTACGCCAGCCTGGGGTTCACCGTGTATGGCCACGAGCGCGAGGCGCTGCTCGTCAACGGCAAGCTGTACGACGAAGCGCTGATGGCGATGCCGCTGGCCGACCGGTAG
- a CDS encoding GNAT family N-acetyltransferase → MKILVNIDVPDLEHAIGFYQTAFGLTLNRRLGSTGAELLGADAPIYLLEKAAGTPAAGAVRQPRDYARHWTPVHLDVVVDDVDQAVARAVAAGARLEDPPATHDWGRIAHLADPYGHGICILQFLGRGYDELAAPLRFTPVAESDFEALLALRIAAMRDSLERLGRFDPDRARERLRGTFRPECTWHIEADGERVGFYCLRPDGDGLRLDHLYVHPSAQGRGVGGQVLRRILRDADRRRAKVTLSALRGSDSNRFYRRHGFVQTGEGEWDIDYLRDYAPVDPRDDPRPAHAC, encoded by the coding sequence ATGAAAATCCTGGTCAATATCGATGTCCCCGATCTCGAACACGCTATCGGTTTCTACCAGACGGCCTTCGGCTTGACGCTGAACCGCCGCCTGGGTTCGACAGGGGCCGAACTGCTGGGCGCCGACGCCCCCATCTATCTGCTCGAAAAGGCGGCTGGCACGCCCGCCGCGGGCGCCGTGCGCCAGCCCCGCGACTACGCGCGGCATTGGACCCCGGTGCATCTGGACGTGGTGGTGGACGACGTGGATCAGGCGGTGGCCAGGGCGGTCGCCGCCGGCGCGCGTCTGGAGGACCCGCCCGCCACGCACGACTGGGGCCGCATTGCGCACCTGGCCGATCCGTATGGCCACGGCATCTGCATCCTGCAGTTTCTTGGCCGGGGCTATGACGAGCTGGCGGCGCCGCTGCGTTTCACGCCGGTGGCCGAGTCCGATTTCGAAGCGCTTTTGGCGCTGCGGATCGCCGCCATGCGAGACAGCCTGGAACGGCTGGGCCGCTTTGACCCGGACCGCGCGCGCGAGCGGCTGCGTGGCACCTTTCGCCCCGAATGCACCTGGCATATCGAAGCAGACGGCGAGCGCGTCGGGTTTTATTGCTTGCGGCCGGACGGCGACGGGTTGCGGCTGGATCATCTGTACGTGCATCCCTCTGCGCAGGGGCGAGGCGTGGGCGGCCAGGTGCTGCGCCGAATATTGCGGGACGCCGACCGCCGTCGCGCAAAGGTGACATTGAGCGCGTTGCGCGGCAGCGATTCGAACCGCTTCTATCGCCGGCACGGCTTTGTGCAGACCGGCGAAGGCGAGTGGGATATTGACTACCTGCGCGATTACGCGCCCGTCGACCCGCGCGACGACCCGCGTCCGGCGCACGCCTGCTGA
- a CDS encoding sensor domain-containing diguanylate cyclase, producing MRYPHIPWLPLLFYPALPVAAAVGLLFWREWPPALSLIVPFVPWVMALIGSAICLMYQRSQTMALMLCVLAVTAAWPTLAREAPWAMGPVLAWWSLVYTINALWSERSSMLIDVALRIGLIAAGVAVIALVGKDGVGDIFSTVALQGMLARLGVPAEALIALLGTGLTLTLLLLRYGRPQQAGQWLGFVCMAWALPRGAAHPLELALMSAAALTALCISLAHEGFHMAFRDELTGLPGRRALNERLQRMGRVYTLAMADVDHFKAFNDTHGHDVGDQVLRMVASQLRRVPGGGQAYRYGGEEFTLVFPGKTAAEAMPHLETVRRAIEAYQMRLRDKPARPKADQIGQRRRGGRGARGSRPLRVTVSIGVAERSDALRAPDAVIKAADQALYKAKDGGRNQVWAFGARRREGAA from the coding sequence GTGCGTTACCCCCATATTCCCTGGCTGCCCCTGTTGTTCTATCCCGCGTTGCCGGTGGCCGCAGCGGTCGGGCTGCTGTTCTGGCGGGAATGGCCGCCTGCGCTCAGCCTGATCGTGCCGTTCGTGCCATGGGTCATGGCGCTGATCGGATCGGCGATCTGCCTGATGTATCAACGCTCGCAGACCATGGCGCTGATGCTGTGCGTGCTGGCCGTCACGGCGGCCTGGCCCACGCTTGCCCGGGAAGCCCCTTGGGCCATGGGGCCGGTGCTGGCCTGGTGGTCGCTCGTCTACACCATCAATGCCTTGTGGTCCGAACGATCCAGCATGCTGATCGACGTGGCGCTGCGCATCGGCTTGATAGCCGCCGGCGTGGCCGTGATCGCGCTGGTCGGCAAGGACGGCGTGGGCGACATCTTCAGCACCGTCGCGCTGCAGGGCATGCTGGCGCGCCTGGGCGTGCCGGCCGAGGCGCTGATCGCGCTGCTGGGCACGGGCCTGACGTTGACGCTGCTGCTGTTGCGCTACGGACGCCCGCAGCAGGCGGGCCAGTGGCTGGGTTTTGTGTGCATGGCGTGGGCGCTGCCGCGCGGCGCGGCGCATCCGCTTGAACTGGCGCTGATGTCCGCCGCGGCGCTGACGGCTCTGTGCATCTCGTTGGCGCACGAAGGCTTTCACATGGCATTTCGCGACGAGCTCACGGGTCTGCCCGGCCGCCGCGCGCTGAACGAACGGCTGCAGCGCATGGGCCGCGTCTACACGCTGGCGATGGCCGACGTGGACCATTTCAAGGCATTCAACGATACGCACGGCCACGACGTGGGCGACCAGGTGCTGCGCATGGTCGCCTCGCAGTTGCGGCGCGTGCCGGGCGGCGGCCAGGCCTACCGCTATGGCGGCGAGGAATTCACGCTGGTGTTTCCGGGCAAGACCGCGGCCGAGGCCATGCCGCACCTGGAAACGGTGCGGCGCGCGATCGAGGCCTACCAGATGCGCCTGCGGGACAAACCGGCCCGGCCCAAGGCGGACCAGATCGGCCAGCGCCGCCGCGGCGGACGGGGCGCGCGTGGCTCGCGGCCCTTGCGCGTGACGGTCAGCATCGGCGTGGCCGAACGCAGCGACGCCCTGCGCGCTCCGGACGCCGTCATCAAGGCGGCCGACCAGGCGCTCTACAAAGCCAAGGACGGCGGACGCAATCAGGTGTGGGCCTTTGGCGCGCGCCGCCGCGAGGGCGCTGCCTGA
- the dcd gene encoding dCTP deaminase encodes MSIKSDRWIRRQAEAGMIEPFEPGQVRTANGGRIVSYGTSSYGYDVRCADEFKIFTNINSTIVDPKNFDEGSFVDFKGDVCIIPPNSFALARTVEYFRIPRSVLTVCLGKSTYARCGIIVNVTPLEPEWEGHVTLEFSNTTPLPAKIYAGEGCAQMLFLESDEVCETSYRDRGGKYQGQRGVTLPRT; translated from the coding sequence ATGAGCATCAAAAGCGACCGCTGGATCCGCCGCCAGGCCGAAGCCGGCATGATCGAACCCTTCGAACCCGGGCAGGTTCGTACGGCCAATGGCGGGCGCATCGTCAGCTATGGCACCAGCAGCTACGGCTACGACGTGCGCTGCGCCGACGAATTCAAGATCTTCACCAATATCAATTCGACGATCGTCGACCCCAAGAACTTCGACGAAGGCTCGTTCGTGGATTTCAAGGGCGACGTCTGCATCATTCCGCCGAATTCCTTCGCCCTGGCGCGCACGGTCGAATACTTCCGCATCCCGCGCAGCGTCCTGACGGTCTGCCTGGGCAAGAGCACGTACGCGCGTTGCGGCATCATCGTCAACGTGACGCCGCTGGAACCCGAATGGGAAGGCCACGTCACGCTGGAATTTTCCAACACCACGCCGCTGCCCGCCAAGATCTACGCCGGCGAAGGCTGCGCGCAGATGCTGTTCCTGGAAAGCGACGAGGTCTGCGAGACCTCGTATCGCGACCGCGGCGGCAAGTACCAGGGCCAGCGCGGCGTTACGCTGCCGCGCACCTGA